One Camelus ferus isolate YT-003-E chromosome 27, BCGSAC_Cfer_1.0, whole genome shotgun sequence DNA window includes the following coding sequences:
- the LOC116660291 gene encoding uncharacterized protein LOC116660291 isoform X2 → MKRIRNGGVLLPQQEPGESTLFHSYNHCLAQWAPTGEVSTIKFFLSEVFLGQLFEAVELEGSQPELGDLFLLRLMSPTGRWCGAHVGVYCGQGEIIHFQGKNPGGHKLHTFLGYCEGIVSKQRQRLVLCARCCAPTGFGHMLRKCRGIDHSVLERCVHKAMDADPPSYHPMWSNGVHFALHLLSLDPLQEDQSPTSPVSTAQLPTQDLTPPPEPVNKCS, encoded by the exons ATGAAGAGgatcagaaatg GTGGGGTCCTTCTGCCCCAACAGGAGCCAGGAGAGTCCACCCTCTTCCACAGCTATAACCACTGCTTGGCCCAATGG GCTCCAACTGGGGAAGTCAGCACCATTAAGTTCTTCCTATCTGAGGTTTTCCTGGGTCAGCTCTTCGAGGCTGTGGAGTTGGAGGGCAGCCAACCTGAGCTTGGAGACCTCTTCCTGTTGAGGCTGATGTCCCCCACTGGACGCTGGTGCGGAGCCCATGTGGGCGTGTATTGTGGCCAAGGAGAGATCATCCACTTCCAGG GCAAGAATCCTGGTGGCCACAAGCTGCACACATTTTTGGGCTACTGTGAAGGTATTGTATCTAAACAGAGGCAGCGCCTGGTGCTGTGTGCCCGGTGCTGCGCTCCCACTGGCTTTGGACACATGCTGCGTAAATGCAGGGGGATTGACCACTCTGTGCTAGAGCGCTGTGTACATAAAGCCATGGATGCTGACCCACCTTCCTATCACCCAATGTGGAGCAACGGTGTGCACTTTGCACTACATCTGCTCAGCTTGGACCCCCTACAAGAAGACCAGAGTCCCACTAGCCCGGTGAGCACAGCTCAGCTACCCACCCAGGACCTCACCCCACCTCCAGAGCCGGTTAACAAATGCAGCTAA
- the LOC116660291 gene encoding uncharacterized protein LOC116660291 isoform X1 has translation MVGSFCPNRSQESPPSSTAITTAWPNGYVESGKQERLLAPTGEVSTIKFFLSEVFLGQLFEAVELEGSQPELGDLFLLRLMSPTGRWCGAHVGVYCGQGEIIHFQGKNPGGHKLHTFLGYCEGIVSKQRQRLVLCARCCAPTGFGHMLRKCRGIDHSVLERCVHKAMDADPPSYHPMWSNGVHFALHLLSLDPLQEDQSPTSPVSTAQLPTQDLTPPPEPVNKCS, from the exons atg GTGGGGTCCTTCTGCCCCAACAGGAGCCAGGAGAGTCCACCCTCTTCCACAGCTATAACCACTGCTTGGCCCAATGGGTATGTGGAGAGTGGGAAGCAAGAGAGGCTACTG GCTCCAACTGGGGAAGTCAGCACCATTAAGTTCTTCCTATCTGAGGTTTTCCTGGGTCAGCTCTTCGAGGCTGTGGAGTTGGAGGGCAGCCAACCTGAGCTTGGAGACCTCTTCCTGTTGAGGCTGATGTCCCCCACTGGACGCTGGTGCGGAGCCCATGTGGGCGTGTATTGTGGCCAAGGAGAGATCATCCACTTCCAGG GCAAGAATCCTGGTGGCCACAAGCTGCACACATTTTTGGGCTACTGTGAAGGTATTGTATCTAAACAGAGGCAGCGCCTGGTGCTGTGTGCCCGGTGCTGCGCTCCCACTGGCTTTGGACACATGCTGCGTAAATGCAGGGGGATTGACCACTCTGTGCTAGAGCGCTGTGTACATAAAGCCATGGATGCTGACCCACCTTCCTATCACCCAATGTGGAGCAACGGTGTGCACTTTGCACTACATCTGCTCAGCTTGGACCCCCTACAAGAAGACCAGAGTCCCACTAGCCCGGTGAGCACAGCTCAGCTACCCACCCAGGACCTCACCCCACCTCCAGAGCCGGTTAACAAATGCAGCTAA
- the AP3B2 gene encoding AP-3 complex subunit beta-2 isoform X1, with translation MSAAPAYSDDKGGSAGPGEPEYGHDPASGGIFSSDYKRHDDLKEMLDTNKDSLKLEAMKRIVAMIARGKNASDLFPAVVKNVACKNIEVKKLVYVYLVRYAEEQQDLALLSISTFQRGLKDPNQLIRASALRVLSSIRVPIIVPIMMLAIKEAASDMSPYVRKTAAHAIPKLYSLDSDQKDQLIEVIEKLLADKTTLVAGSVVMAFEEVCPERIDLIHKNYRKLCNLLIDVEEWGQVVIISMLTRYARTQFLSPTQNESLLEENPEKAFYGSEEDEAKGPGSEEATATALPARKPYVMDPDHRLLLRNTKPLLQSRSAAVVMAVAQLYFHLAPKAEVGVIAKALVRLLRSHSRGAQVPLTPPLHSEVQYVVLQNVATMSIKRRGMFEPYLKSFYIRSTDPTQIKILKLEVLTNLANETNIPTVLREFQTYIRSMDKDFVAATIQAIGRCATNIGRVRDTCLNGLVQLLSNRDELVVAESVVVIKKLLQMQPAQHGEIIKHLAKLTDNIQVPMARASILWLIGEYCEHVPRIAPDVLRKMAKSFTAEEDIVKLQVINLAAKLYLTNSKQTKLLTQYVLSLAKYDQNYDIRDRARFTRQLIVPSEQGGALSRHAKKLFLAPKPAPVLESSFKDRDHFQLGSLSHLLNAKATGYQELPDWPEEAPDPSVRNVEVPEWTKCSNREKRKEKEKPFYSDSEGESGPTESADSDPGSESESDSKSSSESGSGESSSESDNEDQEEDEEKGRSSESEQSEEEGKKKMKKRKKVSEGQGEGSSSDEGSDSSSSSSESEMTSETEEEQVEPASWRKRTPPSSKSAPAAKEISLLDLEDFTPPSVQPVSPPMVVSTSLATDLEGLTLTDSSLVPSLLSPVLGVGRQELLHRVAGEGLAVDYTFSRQPFSGDPHMVSVHIHFSNSSDTPIKGLHVGTPKLPAGISIQEFPEIESLAPGESATAIMGINFCDSTQAANFQLCTQTRQFYVSIQPPVGELMAPVFMSENEFKKEQGKLTGMNEITEKLTLPDTCRSDHVVVQKVTATANLGRVPCGTSDEYRFAGRTLTSGSLVLLTLDAQPTGAAQLTVNSEKMVIGTMLVKDVVQALTQ, from the exons atgtCGGCCGCCCCAGCCTACAGCGACGACAAGGGAGGCTCTGCGGGCCCCGGGGAGCCCGAGTACGGCCACGACCCGGCGAGCGGCGGCATCTTCTCCTCCGACTACAAGCG GCATGATGACCTGAAGGAGATGCTGGACACCAACAAGGATTCCCTCAAGCTGGAGGCCATGAAGAGGATTGTGGCG ATGATCGCCCGGGGAAAGAATGCCTCAGACCTGTTTCCTGCTGTGGTGAAGAACGTGGCCTGTAAGAACATAGAG GTGAAGAAGCTTGTCTACGTGTACCTGGTGCGCTACGCTGAGGAGCAGCAAGACCTAGCCCTGCTCTCCATCTCCACCTTCCAGCGTGGCCTAAAG GATCCCAACCAGCTGATTCGTGCCAGTGCCCTCCGCGTCCTCTCTAGCATCCGTGTGCCCATCATAGTGCCCATCATGATGCTGGCCATCAAGGAAGCTGCCTCAGATATGTCACCCTACGTGAGGAAAACAGCTGCCCATGCCATCCCTAAGCTCTACAG TTTGGATTCTGACCAGAAGGACCAGCTGATAGAGGTTATTGAGAAGCTTCTGGCTGACAAGACCACG CTGGTGGCAGGCAGTGTGGTGATGGCCTTCGAGGAGGTGTGCCCGGAGCGCATTGACCTGATCCACAAGAACTACCGGAAGCTCTGTAACCTGCTTATCGACGTGGAGGAGTGGGGCCAGGTGGTCATCATCAGCATGCTCACCCGCTACGCCCGCACGCAGTTCCTGAGCCCCACTCAGAAC GAGTCTCTGCTGGAGGAGAACCCTGAGAAGGCCTTCTACGGCTCCGAGGAGGATGAAGCCAAGGGCCCGGGATCGGAGGAGGCGACCGCCACTGCTCTGCCCGCCCGAAAGCCCTACGTCATGGACCCCGACCACCGGCTGCTGCTGCGCAACACGAAGCCGCTGCTGCAGAGCCGCAGCGCCGCGGTGGTCATGGCGGTGGCGCAGCTCTACTTCCACTTGGCGCCCAAGGCGGAGGTGGGCGTCATCGCCAAGGCCCTCGTGCGCCTGCTGCGCAGCCACAG ccgAGGGGCCCAGGTACCTCTGACCCCTCCTCTCCACAGTGAGGTGCAGTACGTGGTGCTCCAGAACGTGGCCACCATGTCCATCAAGCGCCGG GGTATGTTCGAGCCGTACTTGAAGAGCTTCTACATCAGGTCCACCGACCCCACCCAGATCAAGATCCTAAAG CTCGAAGTGTTGACCAACCTGGCCAATGAGACCAACATCCCTACTGTCCTACGGGAATTCCAG ACCTACATTCGCAGCATGGACAAGGACTTTGTGGCAGCCACGATCCAGGCCATTGGACGCTGTGCAACTAACATAGGCCGAGTCCGTGACACCTGCCTCAACGGCCTGGTGCAGCTGCTATCCAACCGTGATG AGCTCGTGGTTGCAGAGTCAGTGGTTGTCATTAAGAAGCTGCTGCAGATGCAGCCAGCACAGCACGGAGAGATCATCAAACACTTGGCAAAGCTCACAGACAACATCCAG GTGCCCATGGCCCGAGCCAGCATCCTGTGGCTCATTGGTGAATACTGTGAGCACGTCCCCAGGATTGCACCTGACGTCCTGAGAAAAATGGCCAAGTCCTTCACAGCAGAGGAGGATATTGTTAAGCTGCAGGTCATCAACCTGGCAGCCAAGCTCTACCTGACCAACTCTAAGCAG ACCAAGCTGCTGACCCAGTATGTGCTGAGTCTGGCCAAATATGACCAGAACTACGATATCCGAGACCGAGCGCGCTTCACCCGGCAGCTCATCGTCCCTTCGGAGCAGGGTGGGGCCCTCAGCCGCCATGCCAAGAAGCTCTTCCTGGCACCCAAACCAGCCCCAGTCTTGGAGTCATCCTTCAAAG ACCGGGACCACTTCCAGCTGGGCTCACTGTCCCACCTGCTCAACGCTAAGGCCACGGGCTACCAAGAGCTCCCAGACTGGCCAGAGGAAGCCCCAGATCCATCTGTGCGCAACGTGGAG gTACCGGAATGGACCAAGTGCTCAAAtcgggagaagaggaaggagaaggagaaaccCTTCTACTCAGACTCTGAGGGGGAGTCAGGCCCCACAGAGTCTGCAGACAGTG ACCCCGGGTCTGAGAGTGAATCGGACAGTAAGAGCAGCAGTGAGAGTGGCTCTGGGGAGTCCAGCAGTGAGTCTGACAATGAAGACCAGGAAGAGGacgaggagaaagggaggagtaGTGAGAG TGAACAAAGTGAGGAGGAAGgtaagaagaagatgaagaagaggaagaaggtgtCAGAGGGACAAGGAGAAGGCTCGTCCTCAGACGAGGGCAGCGATTCCAGCAGCAGCTCATCAGAGTCTGAGATGACATCAGAGactgaggaggagcaggtggaacCTGCCTCCTGGAGAAAAAGAACA CCTCCCAGCAGCAAAAGTGCCCCTGCAGCCAAGGAGATCTCCCTGCTTGATCTAGAGGACT TCACCCCTCCAAGTGTCCAGCCTGTGTCTCCTCCCATGGTTGTGTCCACCAGTCTGGCTACTGACCTGGAGGGCCTGACACTCACAGACTCTTCTCTGGTGCCCTCA CTGCTGAGTCCAGTGTTGGGTGTTGGGAGGCAGGAGCTGCTGCACCGCGTAGCTGGCGAGGGGCTGGCTGTGGACTACACCTTCAGCCGCCAACCTTTCTCCGGGGACCCCCACATGGTGTCTGTGCACATCCACTTCTCCAACAGCTCTGATACCCCCATCAAGGGCCTGCATGTGGGCACCCCCAAACTGCCTGCTGGCATCAGCATCCAGGAATTTCCTGAAATCG AGTCCCTGGCACCTGGAGAGTCTGCCACTGCTATCATGGGCATTAATTTCTGTGACTCGACCCAGGCGGCCAACTTCCAGCTGTG CACCCAAACCCGACAGTTCTATGTCTCCATTCAGCCACCTGTTGGGGAGCTGATGGCCCCCGTGTTCATGAGTGAGAACGAGTTCAAGAAGGAACAGG GAAAGCTGACGGGCATGAATGAGATCACAGAGAAGCTCACGCTGCCAGACACCTGTCGGAGTGACCACGTTGTGGTACAGAAAGTTACTGCCACTGCTAACCTGGGTCGTGTCCCTTGTGGGACATCTGATGAGTATAG GTTTGCAGGGAGGACACTGACCAGCGGGAGCCTGGTCCTGCTGACCCTGGACGCCCAGCCCACTGGAGCTGCCCAGCTGACAGTCAACAGTGAGAAGATGGTGATCGGCACTATG
- the AP3B2 gene encoding AP-3 complex subunit beta-2 isoform X2 — MQPAQHGEIIKHLAKLTDNIQVPMARASILWLIGEYCEHVPRIAPDVLRKMAKSFTAEEDIVKLQVINLAAKLYLTNSKQTKLLTQYVLSLAKYDQNYDIRDRARFTRQLIVPSEQGGALSRHAKKLFLAPKPAPVLESSFKDRDHFQLGSLSHLLNAKATGYQELPDWPEEAPDPSVRNVEVPEWTKCSNREKRKEKEKPFYSDSEGESGPTESADSDPGSESESDSKSSSESGSGESSSESDNEDQEEDEEKGRSSESEQSEEEGKKKMKKRKKVSEGQGEGSSSDEGSDSSSSSSESEMTSETEEEQVEPASWRKRTPPSSKSAPAAKEISLLDLEDFTPPSVQPVSPPMVVSTSLATDLEGLTLTDSSLVPSLLSPVLGVGRQELLHRVAGEGLAVDYTFSRQPFSGDPHMVSVHIHFSNSSDTPIKGLHVGTPKLPAGISIQEFPEIESLAPGESATAIMGINFCDSTQAANFQLCTQTRQFYVSIQPPVGELMAPVFMSENEFKKEQGKLTGMNEITEKLTLPDTCRSDHVVVQKVTATANLGRVPCGTSDEYRFAGRTLTSGSLVLLTLDAQPTGAAQLTVNSEKMVIGTMLVKDVVQALTQ; from the exons ATGCAGCCAGCACAGCACGGAGAGATCATCAAACACTTGGCAAAGCTCACAGACAACATCCAG GTGCCCATGGCCCGAGCCAGCATCCTGTGGCTCATTGGTGAATACTGTGAGCACGTCCCCAGGATTGCACCTGACGTCCTGAGAAAAATGGCCAAGTCCTTCACAGCAGAGGAGGATATTGTTAAGCTGCAGGTCATCAACCTGGCAGCCAAGCTCTACCTGACCAACTCTAAGCAG ACCAAGCTGCTGACCCAGTATGTGCTGAGTCTGGCCAAATATGACCAGAACTACGATATCCGAGACCGAGCGCGCTTCACCCGGCAGCTCATCGTCCCTTCGGAGCAGGGTGGGGCCCTCAGCCGCCATGCCAAGAAGCTCTTCCTGGCACCCAAACCAGCCCCAGTCTTGGAGTCATCCTTCAAAG ACCGGGACCACTTCCAGCTGGGCTCACTGTCCCACCTGCTCAACGCTAAGGCCACGGGCTACCAAGAGCTCCCAGACTGGCCAGAGGAAGCCCCAGATCCATCTGTGCGCAACGTGGAG gTACCGGAATGGACCAAGTGCTCAAAtcgggagaagaggaaggagaaggagaaaccCTTCTACTCAGACTCTGAGGGGGAGTCAGGCCCCACAGAGTCTGCAGACAGTG ACCCCGGGTCTGAGAGTGAATCGGACAGTAAGAGCAGCAGTGAGAGTGGCTCTGGGGAGTCCAGCAGTGAGTCTGACAATGAAGACCAGGAAGAGGacgaggagaaagggaggagtaGTGAGAG TGAACAAAGTGAGGAGGAAGgtaagaagaagatgaagaagaggaagaaggtgtCAGAGGGACAAGGAGAAGGCTCGTCCTCAGACGAGGGCAGCGATTCCAGCAGCAGCTCATCAGAGTCTGAGATGACATCAGAGactgaggaggagcaggtggaacCTGCCTCCTGGAGAAAAAGAACA CCTCCCAGCAGCAAAAGTGCCCCTGCAGCCAAGGAGATCTCCCTGCTTGATCTAGAGGACT TCACCCCTCCAAGTGTCCAGCCTGTGTCTCCTCCCATGGTTGTGTCCACCAGTCTGGCTACTGACCTGGAGGGCCTGACACTCACAGACTCTTCTCTGGTGCCCTCA CTGCTGAGTCCAGTGTTGGGTGTTGGGAGGCAGGAGCTGCTGCACCGCGTAGCTGGCGAGGGGCTGGCTGTGGACTACACCTTCAGCCGCCAACCTTTCTCCGGGGACCCCCACATGGTGTCTGTGCACATCCACTTCTCCAACAGCTCTGATACCCCCATCAAGGGCCTGCATGTGGGCACCCCCAAACTGCCTGCTGGCATCAGCATCCAGGAATTTCCTGAAATCG AGTCCCTGGCACCTGGAGAGTCTGCCACTGCTATCATGGGCATTAATTTCTGTGACTCGACCCAGGCGGCCAACTTCCAGCTGTG CACCCAAACCCGACAGTTCTATGTCTCCATTCAGCCACCTGTTGGGGAGCTGATGGCCCCCGTGTTCATGAGTGAGAACGAGTTCAAGAAGGAACAGG GAAAGCTGACGGGCATGAATGAGATCACAGAGAAGCTCACGCTGCCAGACACCTGTCGGAGTGACCACGTTGTGGTACAGAAAGTTACTGCCACTGCTAACCTGGGTCGTGTCCCTTGTGGGACATCTGATGAGTATAG GTTTGCAGGGAGGACACTGACCAGCGGGAGCCTGGTCCTGCTGACCCTGGACGCCCAGCCCACTGGAGCTGCCCAGCTGACAGTCAACAGTGAGAAGATGGTGATCGGCACTATG
- the AP3B2 gene encoding AP-3 complex subunit beta-2 isoform X3 produces MTRTTISETERASPGSSSSLRSRVGPSAAMPRSSSWHPNQPQSWSHPSKTGTTSSWAHCPTCSTLRPRATKSSQTGQRKPQIHLCATWRSAGVEVPEWTKCSNREKRKEKEKPFYSDSEGESGPTESADSDPGSESESDSKSSSESGSGESSSESDNEDQEEDEEKGRSSESEQSEEEGKKKMKKRKKVSEGQGEGSSSDEGSDSSSSSSESEMTSETEEEQVEPASWRKRTPPSSKSAPAAKEISLLDLEDFTPPSVQPVSPPMVVSTSLATDLEGLTLTDSSLVPSLLSPVLGVGRQELLHRVAGEGLAVDYTFSRQPFSGDPHMVSVHIHFSNSSDTPIKGLHVGTPKLPAGISIQEFPEIESLAPGESATAIMGINFCDSTQAANFQLCTQTRQFYVSIQPPVGELMAPVFMSENEFKKEQGKLTGMNEITEKLTLPDTCRSDHVVVQKVTATANLGRVPCGTSDEYRFAGRTLTSGSLVLLTLDAQPTGAAQLTVNSEKMVIGTMLVKDVVQALTQ; encoded by the exons ATGACCAGAACTACGATATCCGAGACCGAGCGCGCTTCACCCGGCAGCTCATCGTCCCTTCGGAGCAGGGTGGGGCCCTCAGCCGCCATGCCAAGAAGCTCTTCCTGGCACCCAAACCAGCCCCAGTCTTGGAGTCATCCTTCAAAG ACCGGGACCACTTCCAGCTGGGCTCACTGTCCCACCTGCTCAACGCTAAGGCCACGGGCTACCAAGAGCTCCCAGACTGGCCAGAGGAAGCCCCAGATCCATCTGTGCGCAACGTGGAGGTCAGCAGGGGTGGAG gTACCGGAATGGACCAAGTGCTCAAAtcgggagaagaggaaggagaaggagaaaccCTTCTACTCAGACTCTGAGGGGGAGTCAGGCCCCACAGAGTCTGCAGACAGTG ACCCCGGGTCTGAGAGTGAATCGGACAGTAAGAGCAGCAGTGAGAGTGGCTCTGGGGAGTCCAGCAGTGAGTCTGACAATGAAGACCAGGAAGAGGacgaggagaaagggaggagtaGTGAGAG TGAACAAAGTGAGGAGGAAGgtaagaagaagatgaagaagaggaagaaggtgtCAGAGGGACAAGGAGAAGGCTCGTCCTCAGACGAGGGCAGCGATTCCAGCAGCAGCTCATCAGAGTCTGAGATGACATCAGAGactgaggaggagcaggtggaacCTGCCTCCTGGAGAAAAAGAACA CCTCCCAGCAGCAAAAGTGCCCCTGCAGCCAAGGAGATCTCCCTGCTTGATCTAGAGGACT TCACCCCTCCAAGTGTCCAGCCTGTGTCTCCTCCCATGGTTGTGTCCACCAGTCTGGCTACTGACCTGGAGGGCCTGACACTCACAGACTCTTCTCTGGTGCCCTCA CTGCTGAGTCCAGTGTTGGGTGTTGGGAGGCAGGAGCTGCTGCACCGCGTAGCTGGCGAGGGGCTGGCTGTGGACTACACCTTCAGCCGCCAACCTTTCTCCGGGGACCCCCACATGGTGTCTGTGCACATCCACTTCTCCAACAGCTCTGATACCCCCATCAAGGGCCTGCATGTGGGCACCCCCAAACTGCCTGCTGGCATCAGCATCCAGGAATTTCCTGAAATCG AGTCCCTGGCACCTGGAGAGTCTGCCACTGCTATCATGGGCATTAATTTCTGTGACTCGACCCAGGCGGCCAACTTCCAGCTGTG CACCCAAACCCGACAGTTCTATGTCTCCATTCAGCCACCTGTTGGGGAGCTGATGGCCCCCGTGTTCATGAGTGAGAACGAGTTCAAGAAGGAACAGG GAAAGCTGACGGGCATGAATGAGATCACAGAGAAGCTCACGCTGCCAGACACCTGTCGGAGTGACCACGTTGTGGTACAGAAAGTTACTGCCACTGCTAACCTGGGTCGTGTCCCTTGTGGGACATCTGATGAGTATAG GTTTGCAGGGAGGACACTGACCAGCGGGAGCCTGGTCCTGCTGACCCTGGACGCCCAGCCCACTGGAGCTGCCCAGCTGACAGTCAACAGTGAGAAGATGGTGATCGGCACTATG